A genomic segment from Pristiophorus japonicus isolate sPriJap1 chromosome 16, sPriJap1.hap1, whole genome shotgun sequence encodes:
- the LOC139226923 gene encoding protein ABHD15-like, giving the protein MPVWDIVVWLLLVTPVLFLLRLYLAAGVPARCSSRGEGDPGSGGPKLICKPSALANHLWRTCKSFSRAGAGRRLWGQWPHLQTLYNGLCPAAWGEPGWLREHLQMADQGLVALDWALGEPAGRRSSSSPAPILLLIPNTLGTVTRNTARLCLLARSQGYRPVIFNRRCHNGVPLTTRKLLALGDPSDLREAVSYIRYKHPLAKLFAASESAGSALLLSYLGECGSSTYITAAACISPIFRCQDWLESGPPLAFYRWIMLLYQKTNLSRYATVLGDVIDTEKLFRSCTLRELEETLFCHSKINNLSWASYWEKNDPLRDVDEVAVPLLCICSNDDPCRGNPEITLPFELFETNPYFFLLLTKHGGHCGFLTSRSSSWSHEALLEYFKSVSEFFRAEEKTKSVYRRKVSMMSYKRRGVAAHGKESVCSHNIHEIFNWQRSYTR; this is encoded by the exons atgcCGGTTTGGGACATTGTTGTTTGGCTGCTGCTGGTCACCCCTGTGCTGTTCCTGCTCAGACTGTATCTCGCTGCTGGGGTGCCCGCTCGCTGCtcctcccggggggagggagacccGGGCAGCGGCGGCCCCAAACTGATCTGCAAACCCTCAGCTCTCGCCAACCACCTGTGGAGGACGTGCAAGAGCTTCTCGCGGGCCGGCGCCGGCCGGCGGCTGTGGGGACAGTGGCCGCACCTGCAGACGCTGTACAACGGGCTGTGTCCGGCGGCCTGGGGGGAGCCGGGCTGGCTGCGGGAACATCTGCAGATGGCGGACCAGGGGTTGGTGGCCCTGGACTGGGCGCTGGGCGAGCCGGCCGGCCGCAGGTCCAGCAGCTCTCCGGCCCCCATCCTGCTGCTCATCCCCAACACCCTGGGCACGGTGACCAGGAACACCGCTCGGCTCTGCCTGCTCGCCCGCAGCCAGGGCTACCGGCCCGTCATCTTCAACCGGCGCTGCCACAACGGAGTGCCGCTCACCACCCGCAAGCTGCTGGCCCTCGGGGACCCCTCCGACCTGCGGGAGGCCGTCAGCTACATCAGGTACAAGCACCCGCTCGCCAAACTGTTCGCCGCCAGCGAGAGCGCCGGCTCGGCGCTGCTCCTGTCTTACCTGGGCGAGTGCGGGTCTTCCACATACATCACGGCGGCTGCCTGCATCTCCCCCATCTTCCGCTGTCAGGACTGGCTGGAAAGCGGGCCCCCTCTCGCCTTCTATCGCTGGATCATGCTCCTGTACCAGAAGACCAACCTGAGCAG ATACGCCACCGTTCTTGGAGACGTAATAGATACAGAGAAGTTATTCAGGAGCTGCACTCTCAGGGAGTTGGAGGAAACACTATTTTGCCACTCTAAGATCAATAATTTGAGTTGGGCTTCCTATTGGGAAAAGAATGATCCATTGAGGGACGTGGATGAGGTCGCAGTTCCCCTTCTGTGTATCTGCAGCAATGATGATCCGTGCAGAGGCAACCCAGAGATCACACTGCCTTTTGAGTTATTTGAAACCAACCCCTATTTCTTCCTGTTATTAACCAAGCATGGAGGACATTGCGGCTTTTTAACAAGCAGATCTTCCAGCTGGAGCCACGAAGCTTTACTGGAATACTTCAAATCAGTTAGTGAGTTTTTCAGGGCTGAGGAAAAGACAAAGAGTGTTTATAGAAGAAAAGTGTCAATGATGTCCTATAAACGGAGGGGAGTTGCTGCTCACGGAAAAGAATCTGTTTGTTCTCATAACATTCATGAGATTTTTAACTGGCAAAGATCATATACAAGATGA